A genomic stretch from Candidatus Methanomassiliicoccus intestinalis Issoire-Mx1 includes:
- a CDS encoding phenylacetate--CoA ligase family protein, whose product MSDDQLCTIKKVLDSIKEKSPFYNKKYKDIDLNKICTKEDFETLPLTDKWELRDAYPLGLQAVPDEKIVRIHSSSGTTGTPIIIPYTAKDVEDWAVMFERCYELAGVSNIDRVQITPGYGLWTAGIGFQAGAEKHGAMVIPMGPGNTDKQIQMMLDLKSTVLCATSSYALLLAEEITRRGLNDKIHLERALIGSERWGEKMRNRIASELGVKLYDIYGLTEIYGPGIGISCDYASGIHYWDDFLYFEIIDPETGEALPDGKIGELVITTLRKEGAPLIRYRTHDLTRIIPGKCLCGCSHPRIDILIGRTDDMVKVKGVNIFPGQIDEVLKEVDGVSSEYQVMIDHLNGKDIMTIFFETECDESKRENIEMNVRNHFKERVGVTVVPKAVYIGDLPRSEKKSNRIFDNRY is encoded by the coding sequence ATGAGTGATGATCAACTATGTACAATAAAAAAGGTTTTGGATTCCATTAAGGAAAAAAGCCCTTTTTATAACAAAAAATATAAAGACATTGATTTAAACAAAATATGCACAAAGGAAGATTTTGAAACTCTCCCTTTAACAGACAAATGGGAACTCAGGGATGCGTATCCATTAGGCCTGCAGGCAGTGCCTGATGAGAAGATTGTCCGTATCCACTCATCATCCGGAACTACCGGCACTCCTATAATTATCCCATACACTGCCAAAGACGTTGAAGACTGGGCTGTGATGTTTGAAAGATGCTATGAATTGGCAGGTGTTTCAAACATAGACAGAGTGCAGATCACTCCTGGATACGGCCTCTGGACTGCTGGTATAGGATTTCAGGCTGGAGCCGAAAAACATGGTGCCATGGTCATACCGATGGGACCCGGAAATACAGATAAACAGATACAGATGATGCTTGACCTGAAAAGCACCGTGCTGTGTGCCACTTCTTCGTATGCTCTTCTTCTGGCTGAGGAAATCACCAGAAGAGGATTAAATGATAAGATTCACCTTGAAAGAGCCCTCATCGGATCCGAAAGATGGGGAGAGAAGATGAGAAACCGAATAGCCAGCGAACTTGGTGTAAAACTGTATGACATATATGGCCTTACTGAAATATATGGACCCGGGATCGGAATAAGCTGCGACTATGCATCTGGAATTCACTATTGGGATGATTTTCTTTATTTTGAGATAATTGATCCAGAAACCGGCGAAGCCCTGCCGGACGGAAAAATCGGAGAGCTGGTAATCACCACCTTGAGAAAAGAAGGAGCCCCACTTATCAGATACAGAACTCATGATTTAACAAGAATCATTCCTGGAAAATGCTTATGTGGATGCAGTCATCCCCGCATAGACATCCTGATAGGTCGCACTGATGACATGGTGAAAGTAAAAGGCGTCAATATCTTTCCTGGACAGATCGACGAGGTTCTAAAAGAAGTCGATGGAGTCAGCAGCGAGTATCAGGTGATGATTGATCATCTAAACGGCAAAGACATAATGACCATATTCTTCGAGACTGAGTGTGATGAATCAAAGCGGGAAAATATCGAAATGAATGTCCGGAACCACTTCAAAGAAAGAGTTGGTGTGACTGTAGTTCCTAAAGCAGTGTACATAGGAGACCTGCCCAGAAGTGAAAAGAAGTCAAACCGTATCTTTGACAACAGGTATTAA
- a CDS encoding indolepyruvate oxidoreductase subunit beta, with the protein MLMNYIITGVGGQGTVLASKLIADTLMERGEKVRSAETIGMAQRGGSVVSHIRTGPAMSPLVPKGYADVLIGFEPAEAARCLPYLKRNGVAIISVSPVKPVTSSLEDNYHLNEILDFLKNASQKTLMVEGNELCAEVGNSKVLNVCLLGVAANSGCLGITIEEMQSTLKRRIPPKLLDINNKALKIGASAPLV; encoded by the coding sequence ATCTTGATGAATTACATCATCACTGGAGTCGGTGGCCAGGGAACCGTTCTGGCGTCAAAGCTTATCGCAGACACTTTAATGGAAAGAGGAGAAAAAGTCAGAAGTGCAGAGACTATAGGCATGGCTCAGCGCGGAGGATCTGTTGTAAGCCACATACGAACCGGTCCTGCCATGTCGCCTTTAGTTCCTAAAGGCTATGCGGATGTGCTTATCGGCTTTGAACCTGCAGAAGCGGCCCGCTGCCTTCCATATCTAAAGAGAAATGGAGTCGCGATAATAAGCGTTAGTCCAGTCAAACCGGTGACTTCATCTCTGGAAGACAATTATCATCTCAATGAGATTCTGGATTTTCTGAAGAACGCTTCCCAGAAGACGCTGATGGTGGAGGGCAATGAACTCTGTGCAGAAGTCGGAAACTCCAAGGTGCTGAATGTCTGCCTTCTAGGTGTAGCTGCCAATTCTGGATGCCTTGGAATCACAATAGAGGAAATGCAGTCCACTCTTAAACGCCGCATTCCCCCCAAACTTTTAGATATCAACAACAAAGCACTAAAAATTGGAGCAAGCGCACCGTTAGTATAA